From the Labrus mixtus chromosome 17, fLabMix1.1, whole genome shotgun sequence genome, one window contains:
- the cryba4 gene encoding beta-crystallin A4 codes for MTHHCTKFSGHWKIIVFDEECFQGRRHEFTSECCNVMEFGFETVRSLRVESGAWVGYEHASYQGQQFVLERGEYPQCDAFGGSNAYHIERLTSFRPIACANHRECRMTIFERENFLGRKGELSDDYPSLQAMGWCNNEVGSLKIQSGAFVCYQYPGYRGYQYIMECDRHCGEFKHFREFGSHCQTPQIQSIRRIQQ; via the exons ATGACTCACCATTGCACCAAGTTCTCCGGCCACTGGAAG ATCATTGTCTTCGACGAGGAGTGCTTCCAGGGCCGTCGCCATGAGTTCACCTCCGAGTGCTGCAACGTGATGGAGTTCGGCTTTGAGACCGTGCGCTCCCTGAGGGTCGAGAGTGGAGC CTGGGTGGGATACGAGCACGCCTCCTACCAGGGGCAGCAGTTCGTCCTGGAGAGGGGAGAGTACCCCCAGTGCGACGCTTTCGGCGGCAGCAACGCCTACCACATCGAGAGACTGACCTCCTTCAGACCCATCGCCTGTGCT AACCACAGAGAGTGTCGTATGACCATCTTTGAGCGTGAGAACTTCCTGGGCCGTAAGGGCGAGCTTAGCGACGATTATCCCTCCCTCCAGGCCATGGGCTGGTGCAACAACGAAGTGGGCTCTCTCAAGATCCAGTCTGGAGC ATTCGTGTGCTACCAGTACCCCGGTTACCGTGGTTACCAGTATATCATGGAGTGTGATCGTCACTGTGGGGAGTTCAAACACTTCAGGGAGTTCGGCTCTCACTGCCAGACCCCTCAGATCCAGTCCATCCGCCGTATTCAGCAGTaa
- the crybb1 gene encoding beta-crystallin B1 produces MSQTAKSASSQGTDAKDKGAPAPAASSKATKTGEPGMGTYRIMLFDQENFQGRMIEVQNECMNVCDRGMDKVRSIIVECGPFVAFEQTNLRGEMFILEKGEYPRWDTWSNSYRSDCLMSLRPIRMDSLEHKICLYELSDFKGNKMEIQEDDVPTLWAHGFCDRVGSVRVPGGAFVGYQYPGYRGYQYLFECGDYRHYNDFSAFQPQIQSIRRIRDMQFHQRGCFTFTSASK; encoded by the exons ATGTCTCAGACTGCCAAGTCCGCCTCCAGCCAGGGCACCGATGCCAAGGATAAGGGAGCTCCCGCCCCTGCCGCCTCCAGCAAGGCCACCAAGACCGGAGAGCCCGGCATGGGAACCTACAGA ATCATGCTGTTCGACCAGGAGAACTTCCAGGGCAGGATGATCGAGGTCCAGAATGAGTGTATGAACGTGTGTGACCGTGGCATGGATAAAGTGCGTAGTATCATCGTGGAGTGCGGCCC CTTTGTTGCCTTCGAGCAGACTAACCTCCGTGGGGAGATGTTCATCCTGGAGAAGGGAGAGTATCCTCGCTGGGATACCTGGAGCAACTCCTACCGCAGCGACTGCCTCATGTCCCTCAGGCCCATCCGCATG gacaGCCTGGAGCACAAGATCTGCCTGTATGAGCTCTCTGACTTCAAGGGCAACAAGATGGAGATCCAGGAGGATGATGTGCCCACCCTCTGGGCGCACGGCTTCTGTGACAGAGTGGGCAGCGTGAGGGTGCCTGGAGGAgc GTTTGTGGGTTACCAGTACCCTGGATACAGAGGCTACCAGTACCTGTTTGAGTGCGGTGATTACAGACACTACAACGACTTCAGCGCCTTCCAGCCCCAGATCCAGTCCATTCGTCGTATCAGGGACATGCAGTTCCACCAGAGAGGATGCTTCACCTTCACCTCCGCCAGCAAGTGA